Genomic segment of Novosphingobium decolorationis:
ATGCTCGCGATGCCTTGCGCCATGCGATCAATAAGACTCCCCTGCCCGCGCGCCATACGCGCGGCAATCTCATACTCAGATTGAAACAGGCGCAGGTTTGCCGGGATCAACTCGAGCCCGTCAAAATGTGTTTTGCGCAGCGCGTAATCGAGCGAGTCCATGCCGTCATGCCGCAAAAACGGATAGAGGGTGTCGTCCTCGGACAGGTCCAGATCCGGTACATAGCCGAACAACGTCGTTGCCGACGCCTGGCTGTCACAGTCAATCAAGGCAACGCGGTAGCCACGAATGGCAAGGTACTGCGCGAGGTGCACGGACAACGTCGACTTGCCCACTCCGCCCTTGAAGTTCTGGACCGCGATGATGCTGCAGGGATCTTCAGGTGCGCGCCAAGGACGTGTCCCGAACAAGCCGCGCATGTCGTTGAGCTGTGCAAGCGTGTACCCTACACGCCGGTTGTTTTCGGTGCGCGGTGGAGGCGGAAGACGTCCGTCCTTCTCGGCTTCCCGAATAGCTGCCGGCGTACGGCCCACCAGTTCCGCTGCCTTGCCAATCTGAAAGGTGGGCTCGCGACGGTCATCGGCCCGGGCCGAACGCGCCGCATCGCGAAGGCGCTCAAGAACAGAGCTGGTGCGTTGAGCCAGCGCCTGGACGGATACCTCGTCTTGCACGCCTTCAATATCGAGTGATGCGGCCAAGCCAGCCTCCCTTTTCGAAACTGGGGACGGCTTATGCCATTTTGCACTTATTGGTCAATAATCGATGTA
This window contains:
- a CDS encoding AAA family ATPase, which produces MAASLDIEGVQDEVSVQALAQRTSSVLERLRDAARSARADDRREPTFQIGKAAELVGRTPAAIREAEKDGRLPPPPRTENNRRVGYTLAQLNDMRGLFGTRPWRAPEDPCSIIAVQNFKGGVGKSTLSVHLAQYLAIRGYRVALIDCDSQASATTLFGYVPDLDLSEDDTLYPFLRHDGMDSLDYALRKTHFDGLELIPANLRLFQSEYEIAARMARGQGSLIDRMAQGIASISDRFDVIVLDPPPALGAISLSVLRAANALVVPVPPTVMDFSSTAAFLAMLDETIETLAERDMAPSLQFLRFVASKVDENKSMQKELINLMRSLFGHAIVRTPLKDSAEIDNATARLMTVYELDGPVTSSSVRNRCLTYLDGVNSEIEIDIRSMWPSHLARLRKEGVV